One Microbacter margulisiae genomic window carries:
- a CDS encoding ATP-binding cassette domain-containing protein, with amino-acid sequence MEENYLINYQGVDVCHGDLVILHNVQWKIAQGEFIYLLGKVGSGKSSLLKTLYGEIPVEEGEAHIFDYNLSRIKRRQIPLLRRKIGIIFQDFQLLADRSVYDNLVFVLKATGWKNKQEISEQVLQVLQQVGMEHAKYKFPHQLSGGEQQRVVIARALLNSPELILADEPTGNVDMETGEKLMALLHEIHRAGTTVIVATHNVRWVELFPGRIFHCTTQKLEGQKSTDIEDESATQTEEPSEIEEIVPDETSNLHSALSELEEQAESDSDTKPSEESISE; translated from the coding sequence ATGGAAGAAAATTATTTAATTAATTATCAAGGTGTTGATGTTTGTCATGGGGATTTGGTAATTCTCCATAATGTTCAATGGAAAATTGCTCAAGGCGAATTTATATATCTTTTGGGTAAGGTTGGTAGCGGAAAAAGCTCGCTATTGAAAACCTTATATGGAGAGATCCCGGTAGAAGAGGGGGAAGCTCATATTTTTGACTATAATCTGTCTAGAATAAAAAGGAGACAGATCCCTTTGCTCCGACGTAAAATAGGAATAATCTTTCAGGATTTTCAGTTGCTTGCCGATCGGTCAGTATATGATAATCTTGTATTTGTGTTGAAAGCCACTGGCTGGAAGAATAAGCAGGAAATTAGCGAGCAAGTGCTGCAGGTGTTGCAACAAGTTGGAATGGAGCATGCAAAATACAAATTCCCACACCAGCTTTCGGGGGGTGAACAGCAAAGAGTTGTTATTGCCCGTGCTTTACTTAATTCGCCAGAATTGATTTTAGCAGATGAACCGACCGGGAATGTAGACATGGAAACTGGAGAGAAACTTATGGCTCTGTTGCATGAAATTCATCGTGCGGGGACAACTGTCATTGTGGCTACTCATAATGTCCGTTGGGTGGAATTGTTCCCGGGTCGCATTTTCCATTGTACCACGCAAAAGCTTGAAGGACAAAAATCTACTGACATTGAAGATGAATCTGCTACGCAAACAGAAGAACCTTCTGAAATAGAAGAAATTGTTCCCGATGAAACAAGTAATTTACATTCAGCTCTGTCCGAATTGGAAGAACAGGCTGAATCGGACAGCGACACCAAACCTTCAGAGGAATCAATTTCAGAATGA